From a single Paramormyrops kingsleyae isolate MSU_618 chromosome 14, PKINGS_0.4, whole genome shotgun sequence genomic region:
- the slc35f4 gene encoding solute carrier family 35 member F4 isoform X2, with product MKKHSARVAPLSSYSTQVLTCPVSEGEDGSESHAETLASEASGEQGQCQSCANTILKVLGGLLVVVFISSSWVGTTQVVQLTFQSFSCPFFITWFSTNWNILFFPLYYSGHLVTTREKQSPIQKFRECSRIFGEEGLTLRLFVKRTAPFSILWTLTNYLYLLALRKLTATDVSALYCCHKAFVFLLSWIVLKDRFMGVRIVAAIMAITGIVMMAYADGFHGDSIIGVALAVGSASTSALYKVLFKMFLGSSNLGEAAHFFSTLGFFNLVFISCVPLVLYFTKVEHWGSLSTLPWGYLCGVAGLWLAFNILVNVGVVLTYPILISIGTLLSVPGNAAVDVLKHEVIFSVVRLAATCIICLGFLLLLLPEEWDSVTLRFLTAFADKKAEEHGEELTESSVHTRSRANGAVSIPLA from the exons gagagGATGGCTCCGAGTCTCATGCGGAGACGCTGGCCAGCGAGGCCAGTGGGGAGCAGGGGCAGTGCCAGTCGTGTGCGAATACTATCCTGAAGGTGCTCGGTGGCCTGCTGGTGGTTGTGTTCATCTCCTCCTCTTGGGTGGGCACCACGCAGGTGGTCCAGCTCACCTTCCAGTCCTTCTCCTGCCCGTTTTTTATCACGTGGTTCAGCACCAACTGGAACATTCTCTTCTTCCCCCTTTACTATTCTGGCCACCTGGTCACCACACGGGAGAAGCAGTCGCCCATTCAGAAATTCAG GGAGTGCAGCCGCATCTTCGGGGAGGAAGGGCTGACGTTAAGGCTGTTCGTGAAGCGCACGGCGCCCTTCTCCATCCTGTGGACCCTCACCAACTACCTGTACCTGCTGGCCCTGCGCAAGCTGACGGCCACCGACGTCTCCGCGCTCTACTGCTGCCACAAGGCCTTCGTGTTCCTGCTGTCCTGGATCGTACTGAAGGACCGCTTCATGGGTGTGCGG ATCGTGGCAGCCATCATGGCCATCACTGGCATCGTCATGATGGCCTATGCCGACGGTTTCCATGGTGACTCCATCATAGGCGTGGCTTTGGCTGTGGGCTCCGCCTCCACATCTGCCCTCTACAAG GTGCTGTTCAAGATGTTTCTGGGCAGCAGTAACCTGGGCGAGGCGGCACACTTCTTCTCCACGCTCGGCTTCTTTAACCTGGTCTTCATCTCCTGCGTGCCGCTGGTGCTGTACTTCACTAAGGTGGAGCACTGGGGCTCCCTGTCCACGTTGCCCTGGGGGTACCTCTGCGGGGTGGCGGGGCTCTGGCTGG CATTCAACATCCTGGTCAACGTGGGAGTGGTGCTCACCTACCCCATCCTCATCTCCATCGGGACCCTGCTCAGCGTGCCTGGCAATGCAG CCGTGGACGTGCTGAAGCACGAGGTGATATTCAGTGTGGTGCGTCTGGCGGCCACCTGCATCATCTGCCTGggcttcctgctgctgctgctgcctgaGGAGTGGGACTCGGTCACGCTGCGCTTCCTGACTGCCTTCGCCGACAAGAAGGCCGAGGAGCACGGCGAGGAGCTCACCGAGTCCAGCGTGCACACGCGCAGCCGCGCCAACGGCGCCGTCTCCATCCCGCTGGCATGA
- the slc35f4 gene encoding solute carrier family 35 member F4 isoform X3: MSLIQKGEDGSESHAETLASEASGEQGQCQSCANTILKVLGGLLVVVFISSSWVGTTQVVQLTFQSFSCPFFITWFSTNWNILFFPLYYSGHLVTTREKQSPIQKFRECSRIFGEEGLTLRLFVKRTAPFSILWTLTNYLYLLALRKLTATDVSALYCCHKAFVFLLSWIVLKDRFMGVRIVAAIMAITGIVMMAYADGFHGDSIIGVALAVGSASTSALYKVLFKMFLGSSNLGEAAHFFSTLGFFNLVFISCVPLVLYFTKVEHWGSLSTLPWGYLCGVAGLWLAFNILVNVGVVLTYPILISIGTLLSVPGNAAVDVLKHEVIFSVVRLAATCIICLGFLLLLLPEEWDSVTLRFLTAFADKKAEEHGEELTESSVHTRSRANGAVSIPLA; the protein is encoded by the exons gagagGATGGCTCCGAGTCTCATGCGGAGACGCTGGCCAGCGAGGCCAGTGGGGAGCAGGGGCAGTGCCAGTCGTGTGCGAATACTATCCTGAAGGTGCTCGGTGGCCTGCTGGTGGTTGTGTTCATCTCCTCCTCTTGGGTGGGCACCACGCAGGTGGTCCAGCTCACCTTCCAGTCCTTCTCCTGCCCGTTTTTTATCACGTGGTTCAGCACCAACTGGAACATTCTCTTCTTCCCCCTTTACTATTCTGGCCACCTGGTCACCACACGGGAGAAGCAGTCGCCCATTCAGAAATTCAG GGAGTGCAGCCGCATCTTCGGGGAGGAAGGGCTGACGTTAAGGCTGTTCGTGAAGCGCACGGCGCCCTTCTCCATCCTGTGGACCCTCACCAACTACCTGTACCTGCTGGCCCTGCGCAAGCTGACGGCCACCGACGTCTCCGCGCTCTACTGCTGCCACAAGGCCTTCGTGTTCCTGCTGTCCTGGATCGTACTGAAGGACCGCTTCATGGGTGTGCGG ATCGTGGCAGCCATCATGGCCATCACTGGCATCGTCATGATGGCCTATGCCGACGGTTTCCATGGTGACTCCATCATAGGCGTGGCTTTGGCTGTGGGCTCCGCCTCCACATCTGCCCTCTACAAG GTGCTGTTCAAGATGTTTCTGGGCAGCAGTAACCTGGGCGAGGCGGCACACTTCTTCTCCACGCTCGGCTTCTTTAACCTGGTCTTCATCTCCTGCGTGCCGCTGGTGCTGTACTTCACTAAGGTGGAGCACTGGGGCTCCCTGTCCACGTTGCCCTGGGGGTACCTCTGCGGGGTGGCGGGGCTCTGGCTGG CATTCAACATCCTGGTCAACGTGGGAGTGGTGCTCACCTACCCCATCCTCATCTCCATCGGGACCCTGCTCAGCGTGCCTGGCAATGCAG CCGTGGACGTGCTGAAGCACGAGGTGATATTCAGTGTGGTGCGTCTGGCGGCCACCTGCATCATCTGCCTGggcttcctgctgctgctgctgcctgaGGAGTGGGACTCGGTCACGCTGCGCTTCCTGACTGCCTTCGCCGACAAGAAGGCCGAGGAGCACGGCGAGGAGCTCACCGAGTCCAGCGTGCACACGCGCAGCCGCGCCAACGGCGCCGTCTCCATCCCGCTGGCATGA
- the LOC111852485 gene encoding uncharacterized protein translates to MGSHTSRSKLTRVVPSSPVERKGNQDEEQSNTTSHWIIEPPEEPQGSVGRRRITQLPPLRQEVSLTLSPLSTGSLPGCHSSKVGHSIIQSHPPRRTQALQPMMSSAAGMPPEGTNQKDKEWRGGAAHRGRYGTGSHSQGEVLEAQVVFGRQACSQRRAHRRRAQELREQRRAARVVVTGDANTGRDGSLNRPAQLVKRHAERDIFWDVLSRESVDFQYLSESSLEPPAQREAKTCSADLWTFFGDEGEGSREPEEGSAACSPGEVVDLRDAGGTWSPEVNWQENQHPQKEATDKSVPWMLEWKVSEGWGLNSKDVSGNRHSTGIAMRPRLEASSQQEDESIWARNSCLPARENWELETGVGVTRRQQGRLNRTRAELIPSFNDRLDFDI, encoded by the exons ATGGGATCCCACACTTCCAGGTCAAAACTGACACGGGTGGTGCCATCCAGCCCAGTGGAAAGGAAGGGGAACCAAGACGAGGAACAAAGCAACACCACCTCACACTGGATCATAGAGCCCCCAGAGGAGCCGCAAGGCAGCGTGGGAAGGAGGAGGATCACGCAGCTTCCACCCTTGAGACAGGAAGTCTCTCTGACACTCTCACCGCTTTCTACAG GTTCCTTACCTGGCTGTCACAGTAGTAAAGTGGGCCACAGCATCATTCAGTCCCACCCACCCCGGAGAACACAG GCCCTACAGCCAATGATGTCATCTGCAGCTGGAATGCCACCTGAGGGAACCAATCAAAAG GACAAAGAATGGAGAGGTGGGGCTGCCCACAGAGGGCGCTATGGCACAGGAAGCCATTCACAG GGAGAAGTTCTGGAGGCACAAGTAGTCTTTGGTCGACAGGCCTGCAGCCAGCGACGGGCTCACCGACGACGGGCACAGGAGCTGCGAGAGCAGCGGAGGGCAGCCAGGGTCGTGGTTACAGGCGATG CTAACACAGGCCGGGATGGGAGCTTGAACCGTCCAGCTCAGCTGGTCAAGAGGCATGCTGAGAGGGACATCTTCTGGGACGTGTTGAGCAGGGAGAGCGTGGACTTCCAATATCTTTCAGAGTCAAGCCTGGAGCCCCCTGCACAGAGAGAGGCAAAGACCTGTTCTGCAGATCTGTGGACTTTCTTTGGAGATGAGGGCGAAGGCTCCAGAGAGCCTGAGGAAGGCAGTGCTGCCTGTTCTCCAGGTGAGGTGGTGGATCTGCGTGATGCTGGGGGGACATGGAGCCCCGAGGTGAACTGGCAGGAGAACCAGCACCCCCAAAAGGAAGCCACAGACAAATCTGTGCCCTGGATGCTAGAGTGGAAGGTGAGCGAAGGCTGGGGACTGAACTCTAAGGACGTGTCTGggaacaggcacagcactgggATAGCGATGAGGCCAAGGCTGGAGGCTTCTTCACAACAAGAGGACGAGAGTATCTGGGCCAGAAACAGCTGCTTGCCTGCTAGAGAAAACTGGGAACTTGAGACTGGTGTGGGAGTAACTCGGAGACAGCAAGGCCGACTCAACAGGACCAGGGCAGAACTCATTCCGTCATTCAATGATCGCTTGGACTTTGATATATAA